In the genome of Flavobacterium panacagri, one region contains:
- a CDS encoding ATP-binding protein, which translates to MNLTNEFRQKVRLALIEARQNYGGSDSDFSKSKGIKPSIYSRLKNGEMERILSDTTWISLGRELQVNVFEDNWRVARTAVYSEIEDNLNFCAALSKSMVLVDDCGIGKTFCTKHIIKKMKNTFYIDCSQAKSKQQFIRLLSKTLGIDNQGRYSDVKANLKYYITTLEKPLIILDEAGDLEYNAFLELKELWNGTDGACGWYMIGADGLRVKIQKGISNKKVGFAEIFSRFSDEYVKLVPNGKLDRTIFYSQLISDVANANLEDRTKTKMLVNQCIKKETTLRYLETLIKIGI; encoded by the coding sequence ATGAACCTAACAAACGAATTCAGACAAAAAGTACGACTTGCACTTATTGAAGCTCGTCAAAATTATGGTGGTTCAGATTCAGATTTTTCTAAGTCAAAAGGAATTAAGCCTTCCATTTATTCTCGATTAAAAAATGGAGAAATGGAACGAATCTTATCCGATACAACTTGGATTTCTTTAGGTCGGGAACTACAGGTTAATGTTTTTGAAGACAATTGGAGAGTAGCCAGAACAGCTGTCTATTCGGAAATTGAGGATAATTTAAATTTTTGTGCCGCTTTAAGCAAATCAATGGTTTTGGTTGACGACTGCGGAATCGGGAAAACGTTCTGCACGAAACACATCATCAAAAAAATGAAAAATACTTTTTATATAGACTGCTCACAGGCTAAAAGTAAACAGCAATTTATCCGACTGTTATCCAAAACCCTTGGCATAGACAATCAGGGTAGATATAGTGATGTTAAGGCCAATTTAAAATATTACATAACCACGCTCGAGAAACCATTAATTATTCTGGATGAAGCTGGAGACTTAGAATACAATGCTTTTCTAGAATTAAAAGAATTATGGAATGGAACAGATGGCGCTTGCGGATGGTATATGATTGGCGCCGATGGATTGAGGGTTAAAATCCAAAAAGGAATTAGCAATAAAAAAGTTGGTTTCGCCGAAATATTCAGTCGGTTTTCAGATGAATATGTAAAACTGGTGCCTAATGGAAAATTAGACCGTACAATTTTTTACAGCCAATTAATCAGCGATGTAGCTAATGCAAATTTAGAAGACCGAACGAAAACTAAGATGCTCGTTAATCAATGCATCAAAAAAGAAACAACACTTAGATATCTAGAAACACTCATCAAAATAGGAATATAA
- a CDS encoding oxidase: MNDILLDTNGDLGFQNGDLLIGFSENLHQEHILIANKGEYREFPELGVGILQMLNDDNYMSVLIEAKKNLEYDGMKISNIELDEDGNLNVDGEYS; encoded by the coding sequence ATGAATGATATATTATTAGACACAAATGGAGATTTAGGTTTTCAAAATGGAGACCTTTTGATTGGTTTTTCAGAAAACCTGCATCAAGAACATATCTTGATTGCCAATAAGGGCGAATATCGTGAGTTTCCCGAACTGGGAGTAGGTATTTTGCAAATGTTAAACGACGACAATTATATGAGCGTTCTAATCGAAGCTAAAAAAAATCTGGAGTACGACGGTATGAAGATTAGCAATATTGAGCTTGATGAAGACGGGAATCTAAATGTTGACGGAGAATATTCATAG
- a CDS encoding DUF3164 family protein — protein MESTAIDITQFSPAQLKAALAQIEAKQNQDREVYKQLVAETIPKALFRLCTASEVLSNAKTETFKFFEDVLDLKNKVYGLKEKQMSHTFSTDREEITIGYRINDGWDDSATAGIEKVQNYIASLSTNEETAALVKIVFNLLKKDSKGNLKSNRILELQKLTKEFNNADFSDGVDIISKAFKPTRSSWFIEASLIDDNGKKTNIPLSMSSVGFSGSYSFNFFNKNKINE, from the coding sequence ATGGAAAGTACAGCAATTGACATTACACAATTTTCACCAGCACAATTAAAAGCCGCTTTAGCACAAATAGAAGCAAAACAGAATCAAGATCGCGAAGTATACAAACAGCTTGTTGCAGAAACAATACCAAAAGCCTTGTTTAGATTGTGTACGGCGTCTGAAGTTTTAAGTAATGCTAAAACAGAAACCTTTAAATTTTTTGAAGATGTACTCGATTTAAAAAACAAGGTATACGGATTAAAAGAAAAACAAATGTCACATACTTTTTCGACCGACAGAGAAGAAATAACAATCGGATACAGAATTAATGACGGCTGGGACGACAGCGCTACCGCGGGAATAGAAAAAGTGCAAAACTATATTGCATCACTTTCAACAAATGAAGAAACTGCAGCATTGGTTAAAATCGTTTTCAATTTACTGAAAAAAGATAGTAAAGGAAATTTAAAAAGCAACCGCATTCTTGAACTTCAAAAACTGACTAAAGAGTTTAATAATGCTGATTTTTCAGATGGTGTCGATATTATATCGAAAGCATTTAAACCTACTCGTTCAAGCTGGTTTATAGAAGCAAGTTTAATTGATGATAACGGAAAAAAGACCAACATTCCGCTGAGCATGTCATCTGTTGGATTTTCAGGATCTTATTCTTTTAATTTTTTTAACAAAAATAAGATCAATGAATAA
- the katG gene encoding catalase/peroxidase HPI: protein MDNTNDISKCPFHNGQLNNTPGGGTKNRDWWPNQLKVSILRQHSPKSDPMGEDFNYIEAFNSLDLEAVKKDLHALMTDSQDWWPADFGHYGGLFIRMAWHSAGTYRVQDGRGGAGAGQQRFAPLNSWPDNVSLDKARRLLWPIKQKYGKKISWADLMILTGNVALESMGFKTFGFAGGREDVWEPDEAVYWGSETEWLGGDIRYGNGSPGVPKDHGVVSSDDDADGSVHSRNLEKPLAAVQMGLIYVNPEGPDGNPDPIAAAKDIRDTFGRMAMDDEETVALIAGGHTFGKTHGAASSDNVGKEPEAADLEMQGFGWNNKYRSGKGPDAITSGLEVIWTKTPTQWSNNFFENLFEYEWELSKSPAGAHQWVAKNAEAIIPDAYDATKKHLPTMLTTDLSLRLDPAYEKISRRFLENPDEFADAFARAWFKLTHRDMGPRARYLGPDVPQEELLWQDPIPSVDHPLVDANDITTLKVKIKESGVNVSQLVATAWASASTFRGSDKRGGANGARIALAPQKDWEVNNPAQLKEVLAKLEQIKTEFDNSNNGKKVSLADLIVLAGSTGIEIAAEKAGSPITVPFSPGRMDASQEQTDIESAGYLEPKTDGFRNYRRTKSSVFTEELLIDKAHLLTLTAPELTVLLGGLRTLEINTDGSKNGVFTDRPGQLTNDFFVNLLDMNTQWKALSEDRELYSGTDRKTGQLKWIGTRADLVFGSNSELRAIAEVYASSDAQQKFIHDFIAVWTKVMNLDRFDLI from the coding sequence ATGGATAACACAAATGACATCAGCAAATGCCCTTTTCACAATGGCCAATTGAATAATACTCCAGGTGGAGGAACCAAAAACCGAGATTGGTGGCCGAACCAGTTAAAAGTAAGTATTTTGAGACAGCATTCTCCAAAATCAGATCCAATGGGAGAAGATTTTAATTATATTGAAGCTTTCAACAGTCTTGATCTTGAAGCCGTAAAAAAAGATCTTCATGCCCTTATGACCGATTCACAAGATTGGTGGCCTGCAGATTTTGGACATTATGGAGGATTGTTTATTCGTATGGCATGGCATAGTGCTGGAACTTATCGCGTACAAGATGGACGTGGAGGAGCTGGTGCTGGGCAACAGCGTTTTGCACCGCTAAACAGCTGGCCTGATAATGTTAGCCTTGATAAAGCACGCAGACTCCTTTGGCCTATCAAACAAAAATATGGCAAAAAAATCTCGTGGGCCGACTTAATGATACTGACTGGAAATGTTGCTTTAGAATCTATGGGATTTAAAACATTTGGTTTTGCTGGAGGGCGTGAAGATGTTTGGGAACCAGACGAAGCAGTTTATTGGGGATCTGAAACAGAATGGTTAGGAGGCGATATTCGCTACGGAAATGGTTCGCCAGGTGTTCCTAAAGATCATGGAGTAGTATCATCTGATGATGATGCCGATGGAAGTGTACATTCAAGAAATTTGGAAAAACCTTTGGCAGCAGTACAAATGGGACTTATTTATGTGAATCCTGAGGGACCAGACGGAAATCCTGATCCAATCGCAGCCGCAAAAGATATTCGAGATACTTTTGGCCGTATGGCTATGGATGATGAAGAAACTGTAGCATTAATTGCAGGTGGACATACTTTTGGAAAAACGCATGGTGCTGCATCATCAGACAATGTAGGGAAAGAGCCTGAAGCTGCTGATCTAGAAATGCAAGGTTTTGGATGGAATAATAAATATCGTTCTGGAAAAGGCCCTGATGCCATCACAAGTGGACTTGAAGTTATTTGGACTAAAACCCCTACTCAATGGAGCAACAACTTCTTTGAAAATCTTTTTGAATATGAATGGGAACTTTCAAAAAGTCCAGCTGGTGCACATCAGTGGGTAGCAAAAAATGCTGAAGCTATTATTCCTGACGCTTATGATGCTACAAAAAAGCACCTGCCTACAATGTTAACAACTGACTTATCTTTAAGACTAGATCCTGCTTACGAAAAAATATCACGCCGTTTTCTTGAAAATCCAGACGAATTCGCTGATGCTTTTGCGCGCGCATGGTTCAAACTAACACATCGTGATATGGGGCCTCGTGCACGTTATTTAGGACCAGATGTTCCTCAAGAAGAATTATTGTGGCAGGATCCGATTCCAAGTGTTGATCATCCATTAGTAGATGCTAATGACATAACTACTTTAAAAGTGAAAATAAAAGAATCAGGAGTGAATGTTTCTCAATTGGTCGCTACAGCTTGGGCATCTGCTTCTACTTTTAGAGGATCTGATAAAAGAGGTGGTGCTAATGGTGCACGCATCGCACTTGCACCGCAAAAAGACTGGGAAGTTAACAATCCTGCACAGCTAAAAGAAGTACTAGCTAAACTTGAACAAATTAAGACGGAATTCGACAACTCTAACAACGGAAAAAAAGTTTCTCTTGCTGATTTAATAGTTCTTGCTGGTTCAACCGGTATCGAGATCGCAGCTGAAAAAGCTGGAAGCCCAATTACTGTCCCATTTTCTCCAGGACGTATGGACGCTTCACAAGAACAAACTGACATAGAATCTGCTGGTTATTTAGAACCTAAAACAGATGGATTCCGTAATTACCGCAGAACAAAATCTTCTGTTTTCACTGAGGAACTTTTGATTGATAAAGCGCATTTATTAACATTAACAGCTCCTGAGCTGACTGTTCTTTTAGGCGGTTTAAGAACATTAGAAATCAATACTGATGGTTCTAAAAATGGAGTATTTACAGATCGTCCTGGGCAGCTTACAAATGATTTCTTTGTAAATCTTCTGGATATGAATACACAATGGAAAGCCTTATCTGAAGATCGAGAACTTTACTCTGGAACCGACCGTAAAACCGGTCAGCTTAAATGGATTGGAACTCGTGCTGATCTTGTTTTTGGATCTAATTCAGAACTAAGAGCTATTGCAGAGGTTTATGCAAGCAGTGATGCACAGCAGAAATTTATTCATGATTTTATTGCTGTATGGACTAAAGTTATGAATCTGGATCGCTTTGATCTAATTTAA
- a CDS encoding DUF6046 domain-containing protein, translating to MAEFNLKELTARTFLDYVGPAYPGFLYDVSVKNGKLKIKKNGKKIDLNAINAASFSGGKYFLTVTLTHKGTDYELPNEPLISLGLSKTIVETATVGKSRRGTVKEYINTEDYTISIKGICFNEEDPSAYPSQQVSLLRSMVEINEALEIKNNPFFTLFGIGKLVIKDIQFEDMMGQGGMQKYVISAISDQDFYADLDEKNKGKSELLKTS from the coding sequence ATGGCAGAATTTAATTTAAAAGAACTTACAGCAAGGACATTTTTGGACTATGTTGGTCCAGCATATCCGGGTTTTTTATACGATGTGAGTGTTAAAAACGGTAAACTGAAAATAAAAAAGAATGGCAAAAAAATAGATCTCAATGCTATTAATGCAGCGAGTTTTTCAGGAGGAAAATACTTTTTGACAGTTACACTGACTCATAAAGGAACTGATTATGAATTGCCAAATGAACCATTAATCTCACTTGGTTTAAGTAAGACTATTGTTGAAACAGCTACAGTAGGAAAATCTAGAAGAGGAACAGTAAAAGAATATATCAATACAGAGGATTATACGATTTCTATAAAAGGAATTTGTTTCAATGAAGAAGATCCTAGTGCATATCCTTCACAGCAAGTGAGTTTGTTACGAAGCATGGTTGAAATAAACGAAGCTTTGGAGATAAAAAACAATCCTTTCTTTACATTATTTGGCATTGGAAAATTGGTAATCAAAGATATTCAGTTTGAAGATATGATGGGGCAGGGCGGTATGCAGAAATACGTTATTTCGGCTATAAGCGATCAAGATTTTTATGCAGATTTAGATGAGAAAAACAAAGGGAAAAGCGAACTATTAAAAACCTCTTAA
- a CDS encoding nucleotidyltransferase produces the protein MARSISEIQKEMVDAISKSQNLSGELTLITSTSKASIARLLTFIVATAIWTLEVFFDQHTKEIDEKLANQKSGTLPWYRTMALRFQEGFDLVTDRDYFENGDAEAQEIEDSKIIKYAAVAESAEASRVIIKIAGETDQKLSPITQDQKASFEAYMKEIKWAGVEVTVINYKPDKLRLEIQIKRDALVLNNKGMSIKNANYPVEEALLEHMKELPFDGDLRLSAIVDKLQKVPGVLDATIKSASSAWINPDLNDYDQPQPILISTVPVSGYFEIETFENIEYVV, from the coding sequence ATGGCAAGAAGTATATCAGAAATACAAAAGGAAATGGTTGATGCTATAAGCAAAAGCCAAAATCTTTCAGGAGAACTCACTTTAATTACATCAACAAGTAAAGCGTCTATCGCTAGATTATTGACTTTTATTGTTGCTACGGCAATATGGACTTTGGAAGTCTTTTTTGACCAGCATACAAAAGAAATCGATGAAAAACTAGCCAATCAAAAATCGGGAACTTTGCCCTGGTATCGTACTATGGCTTTGAGATTTCAAGAAGGATTTGATTTAGTAACAGATCGTGATTATTTTGAAAATGGAGATGCTGAGGCTCAAGAAATCGAAGACTCTAAAATCATTAAATACGCCGCAGTAGCTGAATCTGCTGAAGCAAGCAGGGTAATTATTAAAATAGCCGGAGAAACCGACCAAAAACTATCTCCAATTACCCAAGATCAAAAAGCAAGTTTTGAGGCTTATATGAAGGAAATCAAATGGGCAGGAGTTGAGGTTACAGTTATCAATTACAAACCAGATAAGCTGCGATTAGAAATACAGATCAAACGTGATGCTTTAGTACTAAACAATAAAGGGATGAGTATTAAAAATGCAAATTATCCTGTAGAAGAAGCTCTTTTAGAACACATGAAAGAATTGCCTTTTGATGGTGATTTAAGATTATCTGCCATTGTTGATAAATTACAAAAAGTTCCTGGTGTTTTGGATGCAACAATTAAAAGTGCCAGCAGTGCATGGATTAATCCTGATCTTAACGATTATGACCAGCCACAGCCTATTCTTATTTCGACAGTACCAGTGAGCGGTTATTTTGAAATAGAAACATTTGAAAATATTGAATATGTGGTATAG
- a CDS encoding S24 family peptidase, translating to MKEITLRFIEVYNHFLLAKKVDSASDFAKKVGISTSMMNEILKERTNVGIKPIQNTVHVFPEICLEWLIKGEGMMIKRKSGNEVSDELRKNEIIQSIGIPLIPIEAMAGYSAGEATVLELDCERFLIPTFKGADYLIQVKGSSMYPKYNSGDIVACKNLSLADMFFQWNKVYVLDTIQGALIKRIKKGSSEEHILIVSDNLNYDPFELHKSQIRAIAIVIGVIRLE from the coding sequence ATGAAAGAGATAACACTAAGGTTTATAGAGGTTTACAACCATTTTCTTCTAGCAAAAAAAGTAGACTCTGCATCTGATTTTGCTAAAAAAGTAGGCATAAGTACTTCTATGATGAACGAGATTTTGAAAGAGAGAACCAATGTGGGGATTAAGCCGATACAGAATACTGTACATGTTTTTCCAGAAATTTGTCTAGAGTGGCTAATAAAAGGTGAGGGAATGATGATTAAAAGAAAATCAGGAAATGAAGTTAGTGACGAGCTTCGCAAGAATGAAATAATTCAGTCAATTGGTATTCCTTTAATTCCAATTGAGGCAATGGCTGGCTATAGTGCCGGAGAAGCAACTGTACTTGAATTGGACTGCGAACGATTTTTGATTCCGACTTTTAAAGGGGCTGATTATCTTATACAAGTAAAAGGGTCAAGTATGTATCCAAAATATAATAGCGGAGATATTGTGGCATGTAAAAACCTTTCTCTTGCCGATATGTTTTTTCAATGGAACAAAGTTTATGTTTTAGATACTATTCAAGGGGCCTTAATTAAAAGAATAAAAAAAGGATCTTCAGAAGAACATATATTAATTGTAAGTGACAACTTGAACTATGATCCATTTGAACTGCATAAATCACAGATTCGTGCGATTGCGATTGTAATAGGTGTTATACGTTTAGAATAA
- a CDS encoding N-acetylmuramoyl-L-alanine amidase, whose product MRQIKYLVVHCTATSQNTSISSIQNYWKNQLGWRMPGYHFIIKPDGQVVSLLPIEQVSNGVQGFNHESINISYVGGIDEKNAPKDNRTPAQKASLLQLLLELKQKFPKAIIQGHRDFPNVKKACPSFDAKKEYKHV is encoded by the coding sequence GTGAGACAAATAAAGTATCTAGTCGTGCACTGCACAGCAACCTCGCAAAACACATCAATAAGTAGTATACAGAACTATTGGAAAAATCAATTGGGTTGGAGAATGCCAGGCTACCACTTTATTATAAAGCCAGATGGGCAGGTAGTTTCGTTATTACCGATAGAACAGGTTTCTAATGGCGTACAAGGGTTTAATCATGAAAGCATCAATATATCTTATGTAGGAGGAATTGATGAAAAAAACGCCCCAAAGGATAATCGGACACCTGCTCAAAAAGCTTCTTTGCTTCAATTGCTTTTGGAGTTAAAACAGAAATTTCCGAAAGCTATTATTCAAGGTCACCGCGATTTTCCAAACGTAAAAAAAGCATGCCCGAGTTTTGACGCTAAAAAAGAATATAAACATGTATAA
- a CDS encoding late control protein has product MYVLESKIVFSRSGKGSEELSYTFNAVHDIEITKSVDELSDTAVIKLPAKFKIKQNGSEKFTEEALKVEDKVTITLGYEGKSSNVEFVGYIKKISPKIPLEIHCEDAMWKLRRKNISKSWEKEVSLQEILKEIVSSTDIELNNHSELTSFKLDKWIIDGNGAQALEKLKQNFGFASFITDDGKLHCGLEELTNIGQAATYDLNLNLVEKNLEYKTIEDRKILVKYTYINPKTNKRTVVEVGDKDGEQRTFTTSTVSEEAKLKELALKELNKLKYNGYNGDITSFLIPYATRGMKANLIDKDKEEGKEEGKDRNESYFINKVVTTFGLNGARRKISIRNKL; this is encoded by the coding sequence ATGTATGTACTTGAAAGTAAGATTGTGTTTTCGCGAAGTGGTAAAGGCTCAGAGGAATTGAGTTATACTTTTAATGCAGTACATGATATCGAAATAACAAAATCTGTAGATGAATTGAGCGATACAGCAGTTATAAAATTACCTGCCAAATTCAAAATAAAGCAGAACGGTTCGGAAAAATTTACAGAAGAAGCATTAAAAGTTGAAGATAAAGTAACTATCACTCTGGGGTATGAAGGGAAAAGCTCAAATGTAGAGTTTGTTGGATATATAAAAAAAATAAGCCCAAAGATTCCTTTAGAAATTCATTGTGAAGATGCCATGTGGAAGCTTCGAAGAAAGAATATAAGCAAAAGCTGGGAAAAAGAAGTTTCACTCCAGGAGATCTTAAAAGAAATAGTAAGCAGTACCGATATTGAACTCAATAATCATAGTGAGCTGACTTCGTTTAAGCTGGACAAATGGATTATTGATGGAAATGGAGCACAGGCACTCGAAAAATTGAAACAAAATTTTGGTTTTGCTTCTTTCATTACTGATGATGGTAAACTGCATTGCGGTCTAGAAGAATTGACAAATATTGGTCAGGCAGCGACTTATGATCTAAACCTCAATCTGGTCGAAAAGAATTTGGAATACAAAACCATAGAAGACCGAAAAATTTTGGTGAAGTACACTTATATAAATCCCAAGACTAATAAACGAACAGTTGTTGAGGTAGGAGATAAGGATGGAGAACAAAGAACTTTTACAACTTCAACAGTTTCAGAAGAAGCTAAACTAAAAGAACTCGCATTAAAAGAACTCAATAAGCTGAAATATAACGGGTATAATGGAGATATAACTAGTTTTTTAATTCCATATGCTACCAGAGGAATGAAAGCTAATTTAATAGATAAAGATAAAGAGGAAGGTAAAGAGGAAGGTAAAGATCGGAATGAAAGCTATTTTATCAACAAAGTAGTGACCACTTTTGGGTTGAATGGAGCGAGAAGAAAAATAAGTATAAGAAATAAATTGTGA
- a CDS encoding DUF2586 family protein, with translation MSLPNIKFNISSKGLGLLQSDIQKVPGLVLTGVTVAGTGKVAVGSSYQIFSLDEAVNLGIEETGANAFAYKHIKAFYDEAKKGAELWFMLVLSTITMEEMADLTKPYAKKLLADASGKIRVLGLLKKSGTTETITNGLDADVALAVAKAQALNEDYADRYFPVRTIISGNKFSGVVADLKDYTTADFNKVSILLANTDGSKEASVGLALGRIASIPSQRKISRVKDGPVENFNAYFTNGSTAESLDTSWDAIHNKGYIFLRSFANRSGYYFTSDTTLTSPTDDFNTLSRGLVMDEAVLIAYDTLVDELSDEIPVTESGKIHPVTIKSWQNAIERQINGLMVENGKLSGVKAFIDENQNVLVTNNLDISLQLLPVGYSDYITVNIGFTTNLE, from the coding sequence ATGAGTTTACCAAATATAAAATTCAACATCTCTAGCAAGGGGCTAGGGTTGTTACAATCAGACATTCAAAAAGTACCAGGATTGGTATTAACGGGAGTTACAGTTGCAGGAACCGGAAAGGTTGCTGTGGGCAGTTCGTATCAGATTTTTTCGCTTGATGAAGCAGTAAATCTGGGTATCGAAGAGACAGGAGCAAATGCTTTTGCTTACAAGCATATTAAAGCATTTTATGACGAAGCCAAAAAAGGAGCAGAACTTTGGTTCATGCTTGTTTTATCTACCATTACAATGGAAGAAATGGCCGATTTGACAAAACCTTATGCAAAAAAATTATTAGCTGATGCATCTGGAAAAATTAGAGTTTTAGGACTTCTTAAAAAATCAGGAACAACTGAAACAATCACAAACGGATTAGATGCAGATGTTGCACTTGCCGTTGCAAAAGCACAAGCTTTAAACGAAGATTATGCAGACAGATATTTCCCTGTTCGTACTATTATCTCGGGTAACAAATTCTCTGGAGTCGTTGCCGATTTAAAAGATTACACTACTGCCGATTTCAACAAAGTATCTATTTTATTGGCTAACACAGATGGATCTAAAGAGGCTTCTGTTGGTTTAGCTTTAGGAAGAATTGCCAGTATTCCGTCTCAAAGAAAAATCTCTCGTGTAAAAGACGGTCCGGTAGAAAACTTTAATGCTTATTTTACTAACGGATCAACTGCAGAAAGTCTGGATACATCATGGGATGCTATTCACAATAAAGGCTACATCTTCTTGCGCAGTTTTGCTAACCGTTCTGGTTATTATTTTACAAGTGATACAACTTTGACATCGCCGACAGATGATTTTAACACTTTGTCTAGAGGTTTAGTAATGGATGAAGCGGTTCTTATTGCTTACGATACGCTTGTAGACGAGTTATCAGATGAAATTCCGGTAACAGAATCTGGCAAAATTCATCCGGTTACGATTAAATCATGGCAGAATGCTATCGAAAGACAAATCAACGGCTTAATGGTCGAAAATGGAAAACTTTCTGGCGTGAAAGCTTTCATTGATGAAAATCAAAACGTATTGGTTACAAACAACCTTGACATCTCTTTACAATTACTGCCAGTAGGTTATAGCGATTATATTACTGTAAACATTGGATTCACAACAAATTTAGAATAA
- a CDS encoding alpha/beta fold hydrolase, translating to MKKIHFVVLFIALLSNKSFAQTQTHYDTLSIGKIKQVISYKGNQTSPLILFLHGGPGSSRMNQAEKFTNKLENHFLVVQWDQRDAGRTLALNKSSEPITLELMEKDTYELVKLLLKKFNKQKIYLAGESWGTVLGFYMTKTHPDLLNAYLAFSPVIDQTKSEQILLDKLKADAKEKHNNRAEKELKTVKIPFENYEQIFYSRKWMFNYDGQPFADKDTTVVKEYLKSWSDTWMPTWNKAIKQNLFKDLPSAKCPVYFFIGEKDLQTNFTIAKEYFEKLKAPKKKIFLFKDAGHSVLIEKSEEVQKIIIDEILKSN from the coding sequence ATGAAAAAAATACATTTTGTAGTACTTTTTATTGCTTTACTTTCGAATAAATCATTTGCACAGACTCAAACTCATTATGATACTTTATCGATAGGCAAAATAAAACAAGTCATCTCTTATAAAGGAAATCAGACTTCTCCCCTAATTTTATTTTTGCATGGCGGGCCTGGCAGTTCACGAATGAATCAAGCGGAAAAATTCACAAATAAACTTGAGAATCATTTTTTAGTGGTTCAGTGGGATCAAAGAGATGCAGGAAGAACACTAGCTCTTAATAAGTCTTCGGAGCCAATTACGTTAGAACTAATGGAAAAGGATACTTATGAATTGGTAAAACTTCTTTTAAAAAAATTTAATAAACAAAAAATATATCTCGCAGGCGAATCTTGGGGAACCGTATTGGGATTTTATATGACTAAAACGCATCCCGATTTATTAAATGCTTATCTGGCGTTCAGTCCTGTAATTGACCAGACAAAAAGTGAGCAAATACTGCTGGATAAACTCAAAGCTGACGCGAAAGAAAAACATAACAATAGAGCCGAAAAAGAATTAAAAACAGTAAAGATTCCTTTTGAAAACTACGAGCAAATATTTTATTCCCGAAAATGGATGTTTAATTATGATGGACAGCCCTTTGCTGATAAAGATACAACTGTAGTAAAAGAATATCTTAAATCCTGGTCAGACACTTGGATGCCAACATGGAATAAAGCTATTAAACAGAATCTTTTTAAAGATCTTCCTTCTGCGAAATGTCCCGTATATTTCTTTATTGGCGAAAAAGATCTCCAAACCAACTTTACTATTGCCAAAGAATATTTCGAAAAACTAAAAGCACCTAAGAAAAAAATATTTTTGTTTAAGGATGCCGGCCATTCTGTTTTGATTGAAAAATCAGAGGAAGTTCAAAAAATCATTATTGATGAGATTTTAAAAAGCAATTAA